GTTAatagtcagcatttcacaaattctatggtcgttattacgatcttgtttgccaatacaatctgtcattgggtcaaaagctgtctgacttatttcataccgattgttggaccgttcttggcacctgattttgactacggataacatcgtttacctgatcaagatatagggctcacggtgggtgtgaccggtcgacgggggataCTTGCTCCTCCTgagcacctggtcccacctcttgtatatccaggggtccgtgtttgtccagctCTCTATTTagtattacttgtaggagttgtgagattgatcgttgttcgttgtcttcgcctttcattaattTACGTTAATTGCTGATGGTACTAATAAAACTATTGTGGTTATGCTCTTTATTATTACAACATAattagtcccgtggggatcatGGTTacaataagtcctcagtactccttgtcgtaagaggcgacaaaatggggtggtcattcggatgagaccgcaaaaactaacccatgtcgcagcaggtgtagcacgataaagatccctccctgctccaagatcgtaagcgccgaacataggcctaaattttgcagcccttcgccggcaatggtgacatcttcaTATAAGTAAAAGGTCCTCGAGCGGAACGTTAAACTATATACAGCAACATAATTAACTGGGAAACTAAGGACGTTATAGCGATCAAAACGTATGGTGGACACAACTGTgatgttcaaaattgtcaactTCATCGAGGAATTCATGGACCTCTCCATGAAATCCAATTTCCATGGAATTCAGACCTACTCGGACCaagtaatggttatcttctagcatccgagtaatattcacatcAAATAGATGGGCGGTCTTCTGTCACGAGTGCGCGGTGCGCACGTGTgacagaaggaccgcccatctctttgataatgtaattttacgaggatgctagaagataaccgacttgtcacatattttaaaagcttctcattttacatttattgaaccatacattcaatacaatggtagattgccatagatgcatgtgtatataaaatttaatacgctttacccgtaaaacagcaaaactaacttaacgaaaattgattatccctgtcagtatcaatcacatagtggtggcttcataaataatttttcaggaatttaattctatacatgtattttgtacaaatgttttaagaaaacatgtataacacaaatattaaagtagggaaaggattaaagacttgcattagcaaactctttataaaatgagagagagagagagagagaggtttaACAAATACTGacggtcacaggtatgtgtatatctgttacataacacttctcGTCTGCTTTAACGCCCATCATCAATCGgcgcacgctttacccgtaaaacgacaaaactaacttaacgaaaactgattatccctggcAGTATCTACCGgtatcacatattggtggctgtataacacaaatattaaagtggcaaaaggattaaagacttgcattagcaaactctttatgAAATGTgttaatgagagagagagaactatttaacattactgactgcaaaaacggtcacaggtatgtgtatacatgtatttgttacataGCACCTCTCGTCTGTTTCAACACCCCAGACTTCGATCGGCGCACGCTTCGTCTGTGAtacagcaaaagtaacttcacgaaaactgaattatccctgtcttgtttctattgtgtaattctgatgttagtACCGCCCATGCGATAACAAGGTGGGAGGAGCTCGTTTTATCACATATGCGATAACAAAACCCTATTGATGATAACCAGATACAATAcctgaacaacaaaagaaaatcactgtaaatatgtgacaactatgtttagcgctcagggccgtggCAGTgaagttctttatcgtgccaacgcctgtcgcgacacgggacatccgttttaaaggtcaaatatgaaagacccgtgattttcaattctaaatgcggagcgtttggcgaaggaacaattCACAACATATTTCAACGTCTTACATTTcatgcggccatggcacgagtgggACTAGAATTCacgctctaccactgacctATCGCGACGGGTATATTACCATAGAAACCAAGTGTCATTGGATACTTAAATCCTtgattttttatcatttctttgGCAGCCATTTTTAAATTGCGGCTATATTGAAAACTGAGTatggaaaatatcaatatcagAAATGGACGTACTGTTCCTGATAGAATTTACAACACAATATCGTTCCTGTAGCGGTAGATGTTCACTCTACCGTCCAGGTTTCCAACCCAGATTATCTCTCCAAACAAGGTCAAAGAAATCGGAATGGAGAAACTGCTCTTGGATGGGATTAACAACTTTGGGAATTCCATTCAGAAGATGAAGAACGTTGTTAGTAGGATCGGTGATAATAATATTGCACTGATCATCAGCGAGAATGTCTGTTGGCAGAAAGTTTTGTTCGAGGTTCTGGCCTGTATAAGCGCTAAGTTTCTGTCCCTCTATACTGATAACGTGAATAATGCCCTGTGTTTCGCTCAGGAAATCAATTACACATAATCATATCGCCGTTTCTTCTCTGAATCGCTCGTCTCGGGAGGGTAAACAACCTGGATTTTCATCCTCTCTATATTCATAATCTCGTGTAACTTCGCCTGACAACGTCATGAGTCTAACCAGTCGTCTGCTTGTGGCATCCAAAGTAAATTTCGTGCTATCATCAACTAATGTTACAAGGATACCACCATTATTTGCCAAAGTTACACCCTCTGGCGCCAAAGGTTTCGTGGAAATTTTTTCTTCATGAAAGTTAGATGACGTACTTGCAATTACTGACATACTCTGTTCCTCTAGGTGTGAAACTATGATTTCATTATGTGGTCCTCTGGTAAATGCGTCACACTCGCGCTTCAGATCCACAGTGTTTAACACTTCTCCTTGAAATCCAATTTGAACTATTTGGGTCCCTCTGTCTTCGTACAGCCAGCATGCAGACTCACTGGAAGCCGCGAGAGAATTTATTGCATCTGCACCAAAGACGAAGGAGGTAACCTCTGAAAGCGTTATTTCGTTTGTGTCAAGCAAAGTTCCCGCCAAGGACTCCAGCATAAGACTGTTGATTT
This genomic window from Ostrea edulis chromosome 4, xbOstEdul1.1, whole genome shotgun sequence contains:
- the LOC130053765 gene encoding uncharacterized protein LOC130053765, whose translation is MGRCLGTFLLASQHFLLVIFLQECSQKVLDEGNMTDYSFLQSFSSLENTLKTIPRSRKDISSCFYSMLVSPQKINSLMLESLAGTLLDTNEITLSEVTSFVFGADAINSLAASSESACWLYEDRGTQIVQIGFQGEVLNTVDLKRECDAFTRGPHNEIIVSHLEEQSMSVIASTSSNFHEEKISTKPLAPEGVTLANNGGILVTLVDDSTKFTLDATSRRLVRLMTLSGEVTRDYEYREDENPGCLPSRDERFREETAI